GCCAGACTTCTTGTAGGCTGCTCTCAGCCTGTGACCTAGAAGGGGGAGGCACCCATCCAGACCCATTCCTGCAAATCTGGAACTTCTTTGACAGTGACTTTGGCTCAATGTCTTCCTGTCAGCCTGTCCTAAACTTCTGTGGCTCACTGTGCTGTCTACCCAGTTGTGCTTCCCCTCTCTCTTGAGAGGAGGTCAGCTCAGGTCTGCACCGCAGTCTCTCGTGAGACTTGTAACCTTCTCTGGCTTCTTGGTGGTAAGCTACCGCTGGCTCATGGTAGGCATGAgattaattattcatttttcagAGACCTTTGATTATTAAATACAGACATTGTTAAAGtaaaagtaaattatataaaCTTAAGGTTAATTATATTTAAACCAAAGATGATAAAGATACAAAATTCATCACTTcctaattattttattacttcatAGCAATCTATGCTCTTCTGGTTTTAGGTCTTTTATATCTATCTGGATGGTGAAAGAACTATATGGTGGAATTGCTACACCAAACTGTTTTCTCAAGTCATCAGTGACATCAGTGGTGACTTCAGCTAGACTGTGGTGGGAACATTGACACCATGGAAACTGGCAAATGCTACAAAACATGCATGACTTGATTTACTGTTTTGTTCACTGCATGGACAAAGGATTGGCTCTCTGACCTAATCTGACAAATCACATGCTTTTATaagcaaagttttattggaatgcaGCCCTGTTCATCTGTATGTATTGCTGCAGCTACTTTCACACTATAAAGGCAGAGTTGAGTAGCAATATAGACTACATCAACCATAAACTCCAAAATATTTACTGCTTGCTCCTTTTCCAAAAAGTATTTACTGACCCCAGGTCTAGTTTAAGGAGATGATGGAGGATCTCTTAATGAGGTGCAGTCCCCTTCAAAGCGCATCCTGTCCAAAACTATCACATTATGAGCGACAAAAACTTGAGGAAACATCCTTTGGTACCAGAAACCATTATGACCAATAACGTGACTTCTTCACTGAATTGCACAGTAATCAACCACTTATTTGGGGACTGATGTCCAATCAGACTTAATTTTGACTGTTGATTGGCTGCAAATTAAGAGGCGGGGAAAAAACTGAGAAGCAAGACACAGTTGGCTAAAGAGCAGTTTCTTATTGTTTGTAAGTTGTGTGCTCTACAGCTTTTCCATCAGGGAGGTTTATAGTGAACTTGcacgtgtacacacatgcatacattgttccCCAAAGAGCCAGCCATTGAACGTCATCAGCACACCACTACTTCTTTCCCATTCATCTTTTACAGGTACTTTTCCCCAATGAATCTACCTCACAGCCCACCTCCCCCTGGCATCCATTTCTTAGAGGCCCTGCATCAAAGCGTTGGTAGGGTGTTCTGGGAATACAGTTAGGAATCTGGGTTCATACACACTGATTCACTTTTTATAGCGGCCATATCACTATTTATTGCCGAACAGTGAAGGATGCAGGTTCCCTTCTACCCAAATGACCTTTAAATCTTGGCTGATGAATATTTAGACAGATGGCTACTGCTTTTTGGTCACTATCTTACATCACAGCTCTTGCTTATTTTGGGGTACTCAGTAAACTGGTGAGTAGAAATGCATAGATGAGTTTTTATTACGTGATAGGGAAAGTCAAGGTGAGGAAGATGATGCTGAAACAttgtgttgggtctggagacctaaagaGCAGATGAGTGAGTAGCCCATCCCTCATGaagagcactatgattcctgcatcctgagaaggggttgtaaatctgcatttctgcaccCTGAAGAAGAGATACGGGGcctcatagatctgccatagggttgatgagcaaaatgctctcaagattgtttcccccccccagtaaggggcaaacaaaccagctcatctaagaaagcccttgaatccatggccaatgaaaacaGCCCACTTAGCCCTTACCCAaatccagagttaaaacatccataaaagcccTAGCCTTCACCCGAGCAGCGaaccaccagtttctgggctctgctgcactgctctagctgtagcctttcctttctctgcaaTAAATCCTACTCTATATACCAGCCTTGGCTCACACATCAATCAACTGCCTCcagagccagttctctggcctgtgaaggcaaagaCCCTCAACACCAGCCCCCAACATTTCACACTGGCAGGTAAAAATTAGAATAGAGATTCAGAAACATGAAAGCTGCAATACAACTGGCATGAAATCTCCAAAGGAACATTTTTACCTTCATTCTAGAAGTACTGGCCTCAGCTTTCAAATGGAGACCAAAATCATGCTCATTGTTTATTGTTCTAGAATCTTCTGATTTGTGGAGTTGCAGTTAATGTCTAGAAACTCAGATCCTCCTTGATAAGGATGAAGCTTTAACTAGAAAGCAGGGTGGTGCTTGTGAGGATCAAGTCACCATCATAATGTCCTTACTGGGAGCCAGAGAGGATCAACTGAGCccaggcttttatttttttatcatacATCAGGCATTAACTACATATGTCACTTTGGGTCCTCTAAGAACCAGTCTTAGGgcaaagaactgaaaaaataaaggcagcgggggtgagggtggggactGAGTGGTCAGGGAGCCTGTAGACGTCAATGTTATCCTGACATCtgtgaaaaagagagaaggaggaggtaaTAGTGGGGGTAGAAAAACCCCTACCACCACCCAGTTGTGAGAAAGCTTGGGCTGGGTGATGGGGAGACCCTGATCAAAACCCACCCCTCAGAGGAGTGCTGTCACCCAGGAAGTGCCCTGGTCCAGCTTCCTGGGGAAGTGTGGCCTCAGGTCAGACAAGATGATGGCTGCAGAAAGGTCACAGCTCAGCTAGTGTTGTCCACCAGCTGCAGTCCCCAAGGCAAATTACCTTCAGGAAGCTCTGGGTAGGGCAGGCCAGTGGTTGTCACACTATGTAAAGAGCAGTAGTAAGAGTAATCCCTGTCCTTGGGACTTTGTAGTTGACTGAACTCTTCTGCCATTTCCGATCTCAGTCCTTCAGACTTACTTTCTGTGCTTTTGCATTAATCTGAAATGCAGGATGGTTTTGCTACTCCTACTCCAATCTAGCGGGGATATGGCTCTACAGTGGTTTTTCCACAGTGGGGAGAGATGGGACAGAGCCTGGTGTGTGTGACCTGCAGCTCACTTAGCTGGGTTTCAGCAGAGAAGGACATGTCTCCTGACCTGTCTGACTCAACTTTCTAACCGTGTTTCCTACTCCCTTAGTTTGAATAAAAAACTCCACCCCCACCAAATTTTCTCACTGCTTAGATTAACTCTTGTAAAACGTTTGAAGCAGCAATTTCATTCAGCTAGCAGATTATGAGCTGGACATTTTGTTGTCTGAAGCTATAAGCATCCTGACTGCTAGTACTTACCATCAGTaagcaagggaagggaaggaagggagggaggagggaggaagggaaggtaaGCAGGTGTCAGAGCAGAGTGGGTGATCTTTGTATGGGCTTGAttaaaacctctctctctctctctttctctctctctctctccctacctcccctcccttccttccccttccttccttctttccttcccccttccctttctccctccctcccttcctccattccttctttccttcccccttgcttccttccttccttcctttcctctctctttctccctctctcctagtctccctcccttcccccttccttccttcctgttttgtcATCCTAGACAAGCACCCTACCATTGATTTATACCATCAGCCCCCTCTTTCTCAAGTCCATCAGATTTAATGTCTCCTTGACACCGTGAGTTCTGTTAAAGTCACAAGAGGTATTTTGAAGACCACACTTCTAAcattaaaacatcatttttttcacAGTCACTGTATGGTACTCAGTTATGACTGCAGGCTGGTCACTTAGATTTAGATTTAGATTCAGTTGGCCACAGGATTTATCATCTAAACTGAgatactttgaaaataaaaggaaatgaaataaacattataCCTGAATGGTAGCTGTATTCTGGCAGGTCCCAGGCAATCCAGGAGGTAGGACTAACCTTTCTCAAAGTGTTCCAACCAGTTGCTTCTTAAGAGTTCCAAAGGTCTCCAAAGGACCAACCCACACATGCTGTGTGGCAGAGAAACTACGGGCACATGGGGTTCCAGTTCTGGGCCACCTACTTCACCTTGTGTTGCTGCTCTGGGACCACTGCAGATACATCAATTACCAGGGAAAAATGGCTTCTCTCCAGTTTTGGCTGTCTCCTCCATCAAGGGATCCACAGGTGTGTGCTAAACACACCCCACCCAGCTTTACACAAGGTCTTACCAGGTCAGCTCAGCAGAGGGAAAGGAACATAAGACGTGACTGTCTTCCTTCTAGTcacaacagggctggtggagacgTTTGAGAGTTTTGTCTCTTGTTTACTTACaacatttccttcctccttccttccctccctcccttccttcctttaggACCTGAGGACCTGAGCGGACGCTTGAGCTCCAAGGCACTGCACCTGTGAGGACAGGTGCTGGCCAGTGTTCAGCGGTACACTGCAGGTGGGACATGTGACTTCTCACATAGGGAAATGTTCCCCTTTGGGCAGACTCCTTTGACTAGAACAAGGAGTTCCCAAGACTCTTAATAGGTATCATCCCAGGAATgaatcttttttaatttaaactagTCTTTCACACAGACATACATCTGTCTATAGTCATTTCAAGCCTAAAGCCTAACCTTGAAATTTAGTTGAACCTCATCAGCTGGGGATTGTAAGAGTGAAGAGATTTTAAATAACAACCTcaatttgtttgtgttttaaatagAATTGTCTACACAGGAAGTCACTGGATCTCAGTAGGGACCTCTTTGTCTCAGGGAGCCTTTGTCATAATATGGGAGGAGAGTCCTACTGACATGTAAGGTTGAGCCAAGGATAAGAAGCttacagcaaaggcagccctccACAGCGAGTCTTCTGCCTGTCAGCAGTGCTGACAGCCCAGTGAGAAACAGGCTGATACCCCTGAGAGGTCCTGCTAGGTTTTCCCccgttttctttttgtggtactaggaattATACACAGAGCCTTGCACTCTACATTTTAAGCCACatacccagcccttttgtttttcatttttgtttctgagataggttcttgctacctttgcctggactggcctcgaactcactatcctcttgtctctgcctccagagtgacTGGGACtatagcatgtgccaccacacccagcttaacctttttttttttttctgtattttatgatattttgacATCTTCACAAGCTTGCTGGCTGGGGACAGGTTGCTCCTCCAAGACCAGCCTTTTTTTAGAGACAACAAAAGGCTCAGTCAATATCCAAACCAACAACTCCCAGATCTACAGCCCCACCCCAGCCAATACCTCCCCTGCCCTAAAGCATCCTGGAACCAGGTACCAATCATCTAGAAACCATCTCTGTATCTGATTTTGAACTAGCCCTTGAACTGTGTGCTCTTTCTGCTTTGCCTTTCCCATGAAAGCCCCCCAGAAGGCTCTGGCAGACTTTCCTGCTACTTCTCTCTACTGCCACCTGCCCAAAGCCCATCCTTCCCATGAGCTGGCAGGACACATGGTGCCCCAGTGTAATAagcctcttcctcccctccaaGCCTGGATCTCATTCCTTCCCTCAGCCGTCACAGACTGCAGCACCAAACCCCATCCTGCAACAGTGgatgatgaaaataaaagcagtCAAGCCCCTCGACACATCTGGTCTATTTCTGGGGAAACCTACTTTGAAACAACAGCGGAGAGGGGGTCCACCACGTACTTTCTCAGGGCGCTTCTGCCCAGGCGGTCCTCCTCCCGTTCTCGGTAGCACGTCTGTTTGCTGATCTCCTTTTCCCAGAAGCTTTTGAGCTCTTGGCATGTCTCACAGCAGAAGACTTCCCGACGGATGTACTGATTGTTCATGCCCTGAAACACGAGAGACAAAGCAAGTCCAGCCCTGCAAATCGAGCTACTCCAAGTAGGGGTGGGTTCCAATCCAGACCCTGCCATTCACGCTTTGTTTGTGTGACTTCAGACACACCACAAGCTCAAATTAGGAACTCTTTTCTCAGCTGCAAGGCAAGAGAACAGTGAGGTCACAACACAGTCTGAAAAACTTTgaaatgaacagaaatgaaaagggtGTCAGCTAACCTTCCAGATCTTCTGATTCATGACCTGGTTCATGGTCtctgaaacattttataattctGTAAGTTACAGAAAAATTACAGTAATTCAAATGATTCTTAGACCTAgatgttcaaataaatttttcCCAGTGGATGCAAATGATATACCTGCTCATATTGATCAATTTTTCATCTACTGTAAATTCacttcatcattctttttttcctttgatacaGTGTCTCACTGTTTTGcttcagctggcctcaaacttacaggctcaagtgatcctcctccctcaacctcctgagtagctgggactacaggtgcatgccaccatgcctggctctcatatgaagatttattttttggtgggactagggtttgatctcacgacttcacacttgcaaagcaggcactttactgttgGAGCCACAcctctgtccattttgctctggttattttggagataggatcttgagaactgtttgcttggactggccttgaaccttgatcctcccaatctcaacctcttctacagctgggattacaggtgtgaaccactggtacctggctcatttgaagactcttgattgcctatatatgtgtttttgaattttcctttgaaTCAGTTATGTTACtaatatttataagtaaaatgaaatttttgtcacACTTTAATTTTATGTCTATGGGACAGTTATGATTTTAACTTTACTAAACAATATCTTTTGTgatgggcctggtggtgcacacttgtaatcccagcactcaggaggctgagggagaaggatcacaactttgagaccagcctgggctacacaatccTTTTAACATTTAGTtcacagtttgtgtgtgtgtgtataaaacggATAGATAAGCAAAACCTCTAGTCACATTGCAGAGCAAATCATGGCACTCAGTAAATGTCAGGTCTTTCTCATCTTCCTGTGTCGTTTTTTGATCAACCACTGTGTGACAGATGTGCTATGCACACTGTCCTTGGGGTTGCTCTGTGAAGTGGATAATTCTCTGCTCACtgttcagatgaagaaacagagagaaTCTGCCTGTGTCTTCATCCCCCGAAGTggaagagctgggatttgaacctgggtcTGCACATCTTCATACCATGCCAACTGGTCCCTTTGGGTCAACCCAAGGATTGGGCCTGGGAAAGGAGCTTAGAAAAGACTTCAGAAATAATTAGCAAtagcattttataattataacatataataatttatatttcattacattctattacatttataataaTAGAATCTGATGTCTGTTTCAGAAGGGCCACAAAACCTTCCCCTTGAAGGGAGTAGCATGTGTAAATGTCTGAGGCAGGAAGGAGTTTGGAACACATAGTAGCTTCAGGTATTCCATAAGACTTAAAAAGTGCATTCCTTTCATCCTCCTTCCTGGACCCATCTTCTAGCCATCTGGTCACTTCTGTAGCCAGGGCTGCCCTGGGCAAAGCTGAGCCAGGAGCACACAGTGCATGGTGTGGTGAGGCAGCTCAGAAGGAAGGAGactgagggagaaaagagagacagacgGCAACTCCCAAGTGACCATTGTCCGCCAGGTGCTCTATGGGGACTGCCACTTGTAACACACAGTTATGCCAGAGCCATTGATTTCTCCTTataaccttttatttaaaaattaaaacaaaaattgccAGGTCTGGTGGTGCAAGGCtttaatcctggcactcaggggacagaggcagaaggatggtgagttGGGCCAGCCTgaaagactctgcctcaaaacctatttttaaattgatcaGTAAAAGTTGTGTATCATCATTAGTACTCAGGACATTGTGTGTGCACGGTGGACGGCAGCAGGAGCTAATTAATGGCTCGTTTTGCACAGATCTTAGAGGTGTTCATTGACCTCTGGAGGCTACAGCCTGAGCACGCTTGGGAAGCCTATGCTGTCCCCACCACCCTGATGCCCCCTGAAGGGGAGTTGGCCAGCATTGGGTGCCCTCTCCCCCTAGAGTCACTTCCTGTGACTGATAGACATGGAGGTGCTGGTGTCTTAGTGGGGTTTCTTGAAGACAGGGACTCgtcttatttgggtttttttttttttgctgccttGATACGTTTAATAGGTGTTCATTATTCTTCATTAAATTAAATGGCCCTTTTCCAAATAGTTGTTTGCACAGAAAGAACTTGCAGGGAAATGGTAGTGGCCCTTTTGGGTTATCTCAGACATGCAGGGAAGGTCAGAGCagggcttcttctttttttgtcttttgtactTCCTGGGTCAGAGCAGCGCTCAACTCTTCTGGCTTCTGCCCTCTCTCCAGACAGAGACTGTGCTCTGGGGCCTCTGTGAACTCTGGGATGTCCTCTAGCCTGAGCCAAGCACCCCATCCTATCTTCCAACCGCTTTAGTTTCCTTCCCAGGCTAATGGATTCAGTGCAAAGCTGGAAATTGGAACAACATGGcagattttacatttttcagtCATAGGATGGAACACCTGTTGCCTGTAGCCATTAGATTCCCTGGGGGTTTAGATGGCTTCTGGGTGAATCCAAGGCCTCTCATTTTCCCCAGCTacaaatgagagaagaaaatatgACTTGCTTTGACCTGGGAGGAAGAGGTTTTACACTTACAACTCAGGAAGGCAAAAAGTAATATCCCTTCTCCACctgatttattcacttattccttTACTATTAAAAGGTCCTAAATAAATTTCAAGTTCAAGTTAGGCATCTGGCATTCAGAGCAGATAGTTTGGTCAAGTTGGGGCTCAGGgaagtgttttcttttctcagaatTTAGAGTTGACATTTTGAGCTGGAGAGCGTCAGGGAGGAGAAATCCGAGGCCTGCACAGGAGGTGGGTGGCTTGATTTTTTCACATCTGCTGTGTTTGGCAGGAGAAGGGTTTACTCCAGCAGATGCACCACTTGCACAACCAAAGCCAGAGGAAGTCAGGTGGTTGAAGCAGAGTGGTGTCTGCCCGGCCTGCTTCCTGTTCTCGTTGGGGTGGGGAAGCACCTGGGGGGCTCTGCCTTCAAGGAAGACCCTGAGTGCAGCAGCTGTACCCTTGGGAGGTCTGAGGAAAAAGTCACCGACTCAGATGCCCTCAAAGGCCAGGCAAGCAAAGCTACTggctctttatttttaattctttttccagtgctggggatcaaacccagggttttgcacatGCTCAGCAAACAgtccatcactgagctacacctccagctctttgttTTTTCAGGACTGTCTTTTCCGTGGCCAagtttggccttgaacttatgatccttctgtctcagcctcctgagtgctgggattacaggcatgcaccatcacacctggtgcTGTCCTTTGGTCTTTAACAGCATCAGCTCTGCTTCAAGACAGCACATTCGAAAAGGAGTCCAACACCATAGGCCAAAGAAAAGATGGCTTTGCGCTGGATGTGGTGGGAGGGCTGCCTGCTTGCTCCCCATGGGGGATGCAGTCTAAAACTACAGCTGTGGCCATCTGCCTTTTTGCCTTACCTCTTCCCAAAACTTCCTCcctgttccctccctttctttctgcctccctccttcctatGGAATCCTCTGAGAAGTTCCGTCCCTGCCTCTGAACCTGAGCATACAAACACCACCCTAGGTGTCCAAACCTGCCACTGCAGTCACTCCAGCAGCAGCTGGGAGCTGAGTTCTTTCTTAGGCCTCTCCTCTCCACTGGGGACGTGTGGACACACTCAACCTTACTGTCCCTGTCCCCACCTCACTCACCAGGcctgcaggctggccttgaactcgtgatcctcctgtctcagcctcctgagtgctgacatTAAAGGAATGCAGCCAAATTGGTGAGAGAACTGAGGAGGAGGGCAGAGGACTTGTTGCCATTGTGACTTTAGCCAAACAAACTCTTCTCTCACTCTGGGCACCAGTTTGTTACCCATGAAATGGAGATTAAGGGTGGTAATGTAGAGGACAGTGCCTCACACATGTTCTGCCATTTATTCCTCAAATGTCCCCAATGCACAGGCAACATGCATGTCCTCAGGGAGTTCACAGTCTGTCGCCCGCCCCTGGCAAGCACGAACAGGGTTGACTGACAGTGACGTACTACCTTGATAGGTTCTCATGGTCTTCGGTTTATACTAAGTATCGAGTACTCCCTGGTCCTTCACTCAGCCCATAGGAAGGTTTATTTACCTCTGCTGCTGGGCCATCGAAATTAGAAGCCCAAGGTCACAGGGATTACCGACCTTGTCCAAGGCCTGGTGTTGGACCCTGGACAGGGACTCCTTTAGCAAAAAGCTTCTGGTGATGAGGCTCATCTTGTGTCACTTAGGACGTTCTCTTTGCAGGCTCTTTGTGGTCACTGAGTGACACTGACTGGGTTAAAGAAGTGACCTTCTTACTACAACGGATGGTTGTTATGACTGGGCTAATGATGGCCTCAGTCATCCCCAGTCACATCACAGCCCAGCCCCTCATCTTGCTGGAACCCGCTGGGGAACTTGAACTTGAGCTTAGAGGATTACGACAACTTGTGTAAGAGCAAATGCACTTTTAAACCAGCTCTGCCATCCTTCCtcctgtttcttttcccttttgcatGCTTTATACTTACCTTTCTTGTTTACTGCTCTCTGTGAGCACCTGGTATGCATGAGCTGCTTTGGACCCTCAAGAGATAGAATTGACAGCAATTTTAGGAAAATAGCAAAATAAGGCAGCAAACAGGAATCAGAAGTGTTCAGTTGTCCCTGGAGGCTGGATGGACAATCTAAGCTCTGTGGTCGCTGTCTCCACACCATACCTATCCCAGCAGAGAAAACATCATGAATGCACTAATGCATCCAGCACTGTCGCCATGGAGGCTCACATGACAGCGAAAGGGAAAACATCCCTCTTTCCACCTCTTCcctctgtggggccaggcagcAGGGGAGGCTGCTGTGCTCCTCGTGGGATGGATAGAAGTAAGAAACGCTAGGAATGTGTAGACATGGAACCTGCTCAGGAACCTGAGCTCCTCTGAGCCACTGTCAAAGAACTAGAAGATTCAGCTCCTGTTTTtgacatgaaaaaaatttcaaacgcAAGTGTCTCTaattctgacttttttcttgTAAACCCAACTTCAGATCTTTACACTGACCCCCTCCAAGTTGCAATTTGCTGCTTTCATCCCCAGGTGTGCACAGGTGTGTGCGTGTAGAGTCTCTCCTCAGGCGAGCCTGTGAGTACTTTCCAGTCCCTTCCAATCTTGAGAATCTCAAGATTCACCCAGACAACGGTGTTGTCCTCCATCCCCAAGGACATAAAAACCAAGAGCAGTAAATTTAAATCAGTCTAGTGGCAAGAACTGGTTATTTTTATAGTTAACACTTAGGGATAATACCTGCTTCTCTATGCTCACTTAAAAAAATACCAGGTTCACTGCATTCACCTTTTCATTCCCCAATTCCTATAAAATCACGGTTATAGAcacctatttcttttctttaagatagACGGTATATTTGTGTCTTAGAAAGAAGTTCAAGGGAAATAAAATTACTGGGACAATCTGAGTGGGTTCCTGAATAGCTGGAGATTTTAACTAAAACagaatttgtaagaaaaaaatgttaaatttc
Above is a genomic segment from Castor canadensis chromosome 13, mCasCan1.hap1v2, whole genome shotgun sequence containing:
- the Fam240b gene encoding protein FAM240B isoform X1 — protein: MAGSGLEPTPTWSSSICRAGLALSLVFQGMNNQYIRREVFCCETCQELKSFWEKEISKQTCYREREEDRLGRSALRKYVVDPLSAVVSKLREEWKQRLEQRLKMLDSPDEKEKQAKSAD
- the Fam240b gene encoding protein FAM240B isoform X3, with amino-acid sequence MNNQYIRREVFCCETCQELKSFWEKEISKQTCYREREEDRLGRSALRKYVVDPLSAVVSKLREEWKQRLEQRLKMLDSPDEKEKQAKSAD
- the Fam240b gene encoding protein FAM240B isoform X2 produces the protein MAGSGLEPTPTWSSSICRAGLALSLVFQGMNNQYIRREVFCCETCQELKSFWEKEISKQTCYREREEDRLGRSALRKLREEWKQRLEQRLKMLDSPDEKEKQAKSAD